From the genome of Sphingopyxis sp. DBS4:
TCGACAATGCGCAGCCTGCAGGACGCGGCTCGGCCACGCTCACCGCGTCGGACTGGCTGTTTCATCCGCTGCGCACCACCCGCGGCGTGCTCGGCGTGCTCGGGCTGACCCGCGACGACGCGGGCGAGCCGGTGCGGTCCGATCAGGTGCCGCTGCTGATGAGCCTGCTTGATCAAGCCTCGATCGCGCTCGACCGCATGGAGCTTGAGGAGGCATCGCTGCACGCGCGGCAGGTCGACGAGCGGGATCGGCTGCGCTCGGCTCTGCTGTCGTCGGTGAGCCATGACCTTCGCACGCCGCTCACCACGATATTGTCGGCGGCGCAGGAGATGCGGCGTCATCCGTCGGCCGAAATGGCAGAAACGATCGAGGCCGAAGCGCTGCGCCTCAACCGCTTCGTCTCGAACCTCCTCGACATGGTGCGGGTCGAAGCCGGCGCCCTGCCGATGAAAGTGGAAGCGACGGAATTATTCGATGCCGCGGCGAGCGCGGCACACGATACCCGTGCGTCGCTTGCGGGGCACGACGTCCTGATCGACATCGCGTCCAGCATACCGCTCGTGCGGGTCGATCCGGTGCTGCTTCATCACTGTCTGATCAACCTGCTCGACAATGCCGGGCGATACGCCGATCCCGGCACCCCTATCGCCATTCGCGCGAACCGCGCCGCCGACGCCATCCTGCTCTCGGTGATCGATCAGGGGCCGGGCATCGCGCCGGGCAGCGAAAAGCGCGTCTTCGAAACCTTCACGCGGTTGGAGGGCAGCGACCGCGTGAAGCACGGCACCGGGCTCGGGCTTGCGATCGTCAAGGGTTTTGCCGAGGCGATGGGGTTGACGGTCGAAGCGGGCAACAACAGCGAGCCGCATGGCGCCCGCTTCACGATCCGCATCCCCGAGGCGTTGATCGCCACCGATCTGACCGACAAGGATATCCGATGAAGGTTCGGCACAAGATTCTGATCGTCGATGACGAAACGCATATCCGCCGCCTGATCCGCGCGGCGCTGGAGCGCGCCGATTATGCGATCGTCGAGGCCGGGAACGCGCGTGCGGCGATCGAACGGCTCCGCGAAGAGCGGCCCGACATCACCTTGCTCGATCTCGGCCTGCCCGATCGCGACGGGCTGGAGCTGGTTCCACTTTTCAAGCAGCAGTCCGAAACGACGCTGATCGTCGTATCGGCGCGCGAGGCGACCGAGGAGAAAGTGGCGGCGCTCGATCTTGGCGCCGACGATTATCTGACCAAGCCGTTCGACACCGACGAACTGCTCGCGCGGGTGCGCGTCGCTCTGCGCAATCGCCTGACGCGCGACGGCGGCAATCTTGTCGTGACGGTGGGCGACGTCAGATTGGATATGGTCGCCCGAACGGTGACGAAGGGCGGCAGCGAGATTCATCTCACGCCCAAGGAATATGCGGTGCTCGCGCAGCTCGCCCGCTTTCCCGGCCGCGTGATCACCCACAAGCAGATCATGGCCGAGGTATGGCCGCGCGAGCATGAGCATCATGTCGAATATCTGCGCGTGCTCATTCGCACGCTGCGCCAGAAGCTGGA
Proteins encoded in this window:
- a CDS encoding response regulator, whose product is MKVRHKILIVDDETHIRRLIRAALERADYAIVEAGNARAAIERLREERPDITLLDLGLPDRDGLELVPLFKQQSETTLIVVSAREATEEKVAALDLGADDYLTKPFDTDELLARVRVALRNRLTRDGGNLVVTVGDVRLDMVARTVTKGGSEIHLTPKEYAVLAQLARFPGRVITHKQIMAEVWPREHEHHVEYLRVLIRTLRQKLEADPQQPRIISNELGIGYRLRLEAEKAGDAEG